A window of the Pseudomonas gozinkensis genome harbors these coding sequences:
- the ftsH gene encoding ATP-dependent zinc metalloprotease FtsH — MAKNLILWLIIAAVLVTVMNNFSSPNEPQTLNYSDFIQQVKDGKVERVAVDGYVITGKRNDGDSFKTIRPAIQDNGLIGDLVDNHVVVEGKQPEQQSIWTQLLVASFPILVIIAVFMFFMRQMQGGAGGKGGPMSFGKSKARLLSEDQVKTTLADVAGCDEAKEEVGELVEFLRDPGKFQRLGGRIPRGVLMVGPPGTGKTLLAKAIAGEAKVPFFTISGSDFVEMFVGVGASRVRDMFEQAKKHAPCIIFIDEIDAVGRHRGAGMGGGHDEREQTLNQLLVEMDGFEMNDGIIVIAATNRPDVLDPALLRPGRFDRQVVVGLPDIRGREQILKVHMRKVPMGDDVAPAVIARGTPGFSGADLANLVNEASLFAARAGKRIVEMKEFELAKDKIMMGAERKSMVMSEKEKQNTAYHEAGHAIVGRVVPEHDPVYKVSIIPRGRALGVTMFLPEEDRYSLSKRALISQICSLYGGRIAEEMTLGFDGVTTGASNDIMRASQIARNMVTKWGLSEKLGPLMYAEEEGEVFLGRGGGGQNASFSGETAKLIDSEVRSIIDQCYGTAKQILTDNRDKLDAMADALMKYETIDAEQIDDIMAGRTPREPRDWSGGTGTGTPPVIQGERPETPIGGPAADV; from the coding sequence ATGGCAAAGAATCTGATCCTGTGGTTGATCATCGCGGCTGTCCTGGTGACGGTGATGAACAACTTCTCCAGCCCTAACGAGCCGCAGACCCTCAACTATTCCGACTTCATCCAGCAGGTCAAGGATGGCAAGGTCGAGCGCGTGGCCGTCGACGGCTACGTGATTACCGGCAAACGCAACGATGGCGACAGCTTCAAGACCATTCGTCCGGCAATCCAGGACAATGGCCTGATCGGCGATCTGGTCGACAACCACGTTGTGGTCGAGGGCAAGCAGCCTGAGCAGCAAAGCATCTGGACCCAGCTTCTGGTAGCCAGCTTCCCGATCCTGGTGATCATCGCGGTGTTCATGTTCTTCATGCGCCAGATGCAGGGCGGTGCGGGCGGCAAGGGCGGGCCGATGAGCTTTGGCAAGAGCAAGGCGCGTCTGCTGTCCGAAGATCAGGTGAAAACCACCCTGGCTGACGTTGCCGGTTGCGACGAAGCCAAGGAAGAAGTGGGCGAACTGGTCGAATTCCTCCGTGATCCGGGCAAATTCCAGCGCCTGGGTGGCCGCATTCCTCGCGGCGTGCTGATGGTTGGTCCTCCGGGTACCGGTAAAACCTTGCTGGCCAAGGCAATTGCCGGCGAAGCCAAGGTGCCGTTCTTCACCATTTCCGGTTCCGACTTCGTTGAAATGTTTGTCGGTGTCGGTGCCAGCCGTGTTCGTGACATGTTCGAGCAGGCCAAGAAACACGCTCCGTGCATTATCTTCATCGACGAGATCGACGCCGTTGGTCGCCATCGTGGTGCCGGCATGGGCGGCGGTCACGACGAGCGCGAACAGACTCTCAACCAGTTGCTGGTCGAGATGGATGGTTTCGAAATGAATGACGGCATCATCGTCATCGCCGCGACCAACCGTCCTGACGTGCTGGACCCTGCGTTGCTGCGTCCTGGCCGTTTCGACCGTCAGGTGGTGGTGGGTCTGCCGGACATCCGTGGTCGCGAGCAGATCCTCAAGGTTCACATGCGTAAAGTGCCAATGGGTGACGACGTTGCTCCGGCCGTTATCGCACGTGGTACTCCGGGCTTCTCCGGTGCCGATCTGGCGAACCTGGTCAACGAGGCTTCGCTGTTCGCTGCCCGTGCCGGCAAGCGCATCGTCGAAATGAAAGAATTCGAACTGGCCAAAGACAAGATCATGATGGGCGCCGAGCGCAAATCCATGGTCATGTCCGAGAAGGAAAAGCAGAACACCGCTTATCACGAAGCAGGCCACGCTATCGTTGGTCGCGTCGTGCCCGAGCATGATCCGGTCTACAAGGTGTCGATCATCCCGCGCGGTCGTGCGCTGGGTGTGACCATGTTCCTGCCGGAAGAAGATCGTTACAGCCTGTCCAAGCGTGCGCTGATCAGTCAGATCTGCTCGCTGTACGGCGGTCGTATTGCTGAAGAAATGACGTTGGGCTTTGACGGTGTGACCACTGGTGCCTCCAACGACATCATGCGTGCGAGTCAGATTGCGCGAAACATGGTGACCAAGTGGGGCCTGTCGGAAAAACTCGGTCCGTTGATGTACGCCGAAGAAGAGGGTGAAGTATTCCTCGGTCGCGGCGGTGGCGGTCAGAATGCAAGCTTCTCCGGTGAGACAGCCAAGCTGATCGACTCCGAAGTGCGCAGCATCATTGATCAGTGCTACGGCACGGCCAAGCAGATCCTTACGGACAATCGCGACAAGCTCGATGCCATGGCGGATGCCTTGATGAAGTACGAGACGATTGACGCCGAACAGATTGACGACATTATGGCCGGTCGTACACCTCGCGAGCCTCGCGACTGGTCGGGTGGCACCGGTACTGGTACGCCTCCTGTCATTCAGGGCGAGCGTCCGGAAACACCGATTGGCGGTCCGGCTGCCGACGTTTAA
- the nusA gene encoding transcription termination factor NusA, with the protein MSKEVLLVVESVSNEKGVPASVIFEALELALATATKKRFEDEVDLRVEINRHTGSYETFRRWTVVEENDLDDPAIETWPSKVAETHPGAKVGDVVEEKIESIEFGRIAAQTAKQVIVQKVREAERAQVVDAYRERLGEIISGTVKKVTRDNVIVDLGNNAEALLAREDIISRETFRVGVRLRALLKEIRTENRGPQLILSRTAPEMLIELFRIEVPEIAEGLIEVMAASRDPGSRAKIAVRSKDKRIDPQGACIGMRGSRVQAVSGELGGERVDIVLWDDNPAQFVINAMSPAEVAAIIVDEDAHAMDIAVGADNLAQAIGRGGQNVRLASQLTGWTLNVMTESDIQAKQQAETGDILRNFIDELEVDEELAQVLVDEGFTSLEEIAYVPLEEMLNIDGFDEDIVNELRARAKDRLLTKAIATEEKLADAHPAEDLLSLEGMDKDLAMELAVRGVITREDLAEQSIDDLLDIDGIDDDRAGKLIMAARAHWFE; encoded by the coding sequence ATGAGCAAAGAAGTACTGCTGGTTGTTGAGTCGGTATCCAATGAAAAGGGTGTACCGGCAAGCGTAATTTTTGAAGCGCTGGAGCTGGCTCTGGCCACTGCTACCAAAAAGCGTTTTGAAGACGAAGTTGATCTGCGTGTGGAAATCAACCGCCACACCGGTTCTTACGAAACTTTCCGTCGCTGGACGGTCGTCGAAGAGAATGATCTCGATGATCCGGCCATCGAAACCTGGCCGAGCAAGGTTGCTGAAACGCACCCTGGCGCCAAGGTTGGCGACGTCGTTGAAGAAAAGATCGAGTCCATCGAGTTCGGCCGCATCGCTGCGCAGACTGCCAAGCAGGTCATCGTGCAGAAAGTGCGCGAAGCCGAGCGCGCTCAAGTGGTTGACGCTTATCGCGAGCGCCTGGGAGAAATCATCTCCGGCACCGTGAAGAAAGTGACCCGTGACAACGTGATCGTCGACCTGGGTAATAACGCTGAAGCGTTGCTGGCCCGTGAAGACATCATCTCTCGCGAAACCTTCCGTGTTGGCGTGCGTCTGCGTGCGCTGCTCAAGGAAATCCGCACCGAGAATCGCGGCCCTCAGCTGATCCTGTCGCGTACCGCGCCGGAAATGCTGATCGAGCTGTTCCGTATCGAAGTGCCGGAAATCGCTGAAGGCCTGATCGAAGTCATGGCCGCATCCCGTGATCCGGGTTCGCGTGCCAAGATCGCTGTCCGCTCCAAGGACAAACGCATCGACCCGCAAGGCGCGTGCATCGGTATGCGCGGTTCGCGCGTCCAGGCCGTGTCGGGCGAGTTGGGTGGCGAGCGTGTCGACATCGTCCTGTGGGACGACAATCCGGCTCAGTTCGTGATCAATGCCATGTCGCCGGCAGAAGTGGCGGCCATCATCGTTGACGAAGATGCCCATGCCATGGACATCGCCGTTGGCGCAGACAATCTGGCTCAGGCCATCGGTCGTGGTGGTCAGAACGTGCGTCTGGCGAGCCAGCTGACTGGCTGGACCCTGAACGTGATGACCGAATCGGACATCCAGGCTAAGCAACAAGCGGAAACCGGCGACATCCTGCGCAACTTCATCGACGAGCTGGAAGTCGACGAAGAGCTGGCTCAGGTTCTGGTAGACGAAGGCTTCACCAGCCTGGAAGAGATTGCCTACGTACCGTTGGAAGAAATGCTCAACATCGACGGCTTTGACGAAGACATCGTCAACGAGCTTCGCGCTCGTGCCAAGGATCGTTTGTTGACCAAAGCCATCGCTACTGAGGAAAAGCTGGCAGACGCCCATCCGGCCGAAGACCTGCTCTCGCTTGAGGGTATGGACAAGGATTTGGCGATGGAACTGGCGGTGCGCGGCGTAATTACCCGCGAAGACCTGGCCGAGCAGTCTATTGACGACCTGCTCGACATCGACGGCATTGACGATGATCGTGCCGGCAAGTTGATCATGGCCGCCCGAGCCCACTGGTTCGAGTAA
- the secG gene encoding preprotein translocase subunit SecG — MLETVVVVFHLLGALGVVALVLLQQGKGADAGASFGAGASNTVFGSQGSSTFLSKFTAILAAGFFITSLGLGYFAKEKAHQLTQAGLPNPAVLEVPKQQPASDDVPVLQEQKSATPATDVPPAQEQK, encoded by the coding sequence ATGCTGGAAACAGTCGTAGTCGTTTTTCATCTGCTGGGTGCATTGGGCGTAGTTGCTCTGGTTTTGCTGCAGCAGGGTAAAGGTGCGGACGCTGGCGCGTCTTTCGGAGCAGGTGCTTCAAATACTGTGTTCGGAAGCCAAGGTTCCTCTACCTTTCTTAGTAAGTTTACTGCTATACTTGCCGCCGGTTTCTTCATAACCAGCTTGGGGTTAGGATACTTTGCTAAAGAGAAGGCTCATCAGCTGACTCAAGCAGGTTTGCCAAATCCGGCAGTGTTGGAAGTTCCAAAGCAACAACCGGCTTCTGATGATGTCCCGGTGCTTCAAGAGCAAAAGTCGGCTACTCCAGCGACTGACGTACCTCCAGCTCAAGAGCAGAAGTAA
- the glmM gene encoding phosphoglucosamine mutase, whose amino-acid sequence MSKKYFGTDGIRGRVGEYPITPDFMLKLGWAAGMAFRKMGACKVLVGKDTRISGYMFESALEAGLTSAGADVMLLGPMPTPAIAYLSRTFQAEAGIVISASHNPHDDNGIKFFSGKGTKLPDELELMIEELLDTPMTVVESSKIGKVSRINDASGRYIEFCKSSVPTGTSFSGLKIVIDCAHGATYKVAPSVFRELGAEVVVLSAQPNGLNINDNCGSTHMGQLQAAVLSEHADLGIAFDGDGDRVLMVDHTGAIVDGDELLYIIARDLHGRGKLQGGVVGTLMSNLGLELALADLGIPFVRANVGDRYVIAELLERNWLVGGENSGHVVCFNHTTTGDAIIAALQVLMALKTRNEGLAQTRQALRKCPQVLINVRFGGGESPLEHPAVKEASARVTQAMAGRGRVLLRKSGTEPLVRVMVEGEDETQVRGYAEELAKLVTEVSA is encoded by the coding sequence ATGAGCAAGAAATACTTTGGTACTGACGGCATTCGTGGTCGTGTCGGGGAATACCCGATTACTCCTGACTTCATGCTCAAGCTCGGCTGGGCTGCCGGTATGGCCTTTCGCAAGATGGGCGCCTGCAAGGTGCTGGTCGGCAAGGACACGCGGATTTCCGGCTACATGTTCGAATCGGCACTTGAGGCCGGCCTGACATCCGCGGGTGCTGATGTGATGCTGCTCGGCCCGATGCCGACTCCGGCCATCGCCTATCTGTCGCGTACGTTCCAGGCTGAGGCCGGGATCGTGATCAGCGCATCGCACAATCCGCATGACGATAACGGCATCAAGTTTTTCTCCGGTAAGGGCACCAAGCTGCCTGATGAGCTGGAGCTGATGATCGAAGAATTGCTCGATACGCCAATGACCGTTGTCGAGTCGAGCAAGATCGGCAAGGTGTCGCGAATCAATGACGCGTCCGGTCGCTATATCGAGTTCTGCAAGAGCTCTGTGCCGACCGGCACCAGTTTCTCGGGCTTGAAGATTGTCATCGACTGCGCACACGGTGCCACCTATAAGGTTGCTCCGAGTGTTTTCCGTGAGCTGGGCGCCGAGGTCGTTGTTTTGTCGGCTCAGCCTAACGGCCTGAACATCAATGACAACTGTGGCTCCACGCACATGGGGCAATTGCAGGCGGCGGTGTTGTCCGAGCATGCGGATCTGGGTATCGCTTTCGATGGCGATGGTGATCGGGTGCTGATGGTCGATCACACTGGTGCGATTGTCGATGGTGACGAGCTGCTGTACATCATTGCGCGCGATCTGCATGGGCGCGGCAAGTTGCAGGGCGGTGTGGTCGGTACCTTGATGAGTAACCTCGGGCTTGAGCTCGCGCTCGCAGATCTGGGTATTCCTTTCGTGCGTGCCAATGTCGGTGACCGCTATGTGATCGCCGAACTGCTGGAGCGTAACTGGCTGGTGGGGGGGGAAAATTCGGGGCATGTCGTGTGCTTCAATCACACCACCACGGGTGATGCGATCATCGCGGCTTTGCAGGTGCTGATGGCGCTGAAGACGCGTAACGAGGGGCTTGCTCAAACTCGCCAGGCGTTGCGCAAGTGTCCGCAGGTGCTGATCAACGTGCGTTTCGGTGGGGGCGAAAGCCCGCTGGAACACCCGGCTGTCAAGGAAGCGAGTGCGCGCGTAACCCAGGCGATGGCGGGTCGTGGTCGTGTGCTTTTGCGCAAGTCCGGGACAGAGCCTCTGGTGCGTGTGATGGTCGAAGGCGAGGACGAAACCCAGGTTCGTGGCTATGCCGAAGAACTGGCAAAACTGGTAACTGAAGTTTCTGCCTGA
- the rimP gene encoding ribosome maturation factor RimP encodes MSSKLEELQALLAPVVVALGYECWGIEFSAQGRHSMLRVYIDKEGGVLVDDCAIVSRQISGVLDVEDPISVEYTLEVSSPGMERPLFTLEQFAKYVGEQVKIKLRSPFEGRRNFQGLLRGVEEQDVVVQVDDHEFLLPIDMIDKANIIPSFD; translated from the coding sequence GTGTCGAGCAAGCTAGAAGAGTTGCAGGCCTTGCTGGCCCCGGTGGTCGTGGCCCTAGGCTATGAATGCTGGGGTATTGAGTTTTCGGCTCAAGGTCGCCACTCAATGTTGCGCGTTTATATCGATAAGGAAGGCGGCGTACTGGTGGACGATTGTGCCATCGTCAGCCGTCAGATCAGCGGTGTGCTGGATGTTGAAGATCCGATCTCCGTTGAATACACCCTTGAAGTTTCCTCGCCAGGCATGGAACGCCCACTGTTCACTCTTGAGCAGTTTGCCAAATATGTCGGTGAACAAGTGAAGATCAAGCTGCGCTCGCCTTTTGAAGGTCGACGCAACTTTCAGGGCCTTCTGCGCGGTGTAGAAGAGCAGGACGTCGTGGTGCAGGTAGATGACCATGAGTTCCTGTTGCCGATCGATATGATCGACAAGGCCAACATTATTCCCAGTTTTGACTGA
- the tpiA gene encoding triose-phosphate isomerase, with amino-acid sequence MRRPMVAGNWKMHGTRASVAELINGLRHLALPSGVDVAVFPPCLYINQVIDGLKGKSISVGAQNSAVESMQGALTGEIAPSQLVDAGCSLVLVGHSERRQIMGERDGMLNRKFAAAQACGLIPVLCVGETLEQREAGKTLEVVGRQLGSIIEELGVGAFANAVIAYEPVWAIGTGLTATPQQAQDVHKAIREQLAAENSEVARGVRLLYGGSVKAANAVELFGMPDIDGGLIGGASLNADEFGAICRAAGN; translated from the coding sequence ATGCGTCGCCCTATGGTAGCTGGTAACTGGAAGATGCACGGTACCCGCGCCAGCGTCGCTGAGCTGATCAACGGCCTTCGTCATCTGGCCTTGCCAAGCGGTGTTGATGTCGCGGTATTCCCGCCTTGCTTGTATATCAATCAAGTGATTGATGGCTTGAAAGGTAAGTCGATTTCGGTCGGTGCGCAGAACTCTGCGGTGGAATCCATGCAGGGTGCGTTGACGGGCGAGATTGCGCCGAGTCAGTTGGTGGATGCAGGTTGTTCCCTGGTGCTTGTCGGGCACTCCGAACGCCGCCAGATCATGGGTGAGCGAGACGGAATGCTGAATCGCAAGTTCGCAGCGGCACAGGCATGTGGCTTGATTCCGGTGTTGTGCGTAGGGGAAACCCTGGAGCAGCGTGAAGCCGGAAAGACTCTTGAGGTTGTCGGGCGTCAGCTGGGCAGCATCATCGAGGAGCTGGGTGTCGGTGCTTTTGCCAACGCAGTGATCGCTTACGAGCCGGTCTGGGCGATTGGCACCGGGCTGACTGCAACGCCGCAGCAGGCTCAGGATGTGCATAAGGCCATTCGCGAGCAGTTGGCGGCAGAGAATTCTGAAGTGGCACGAGGTGTGCGGCTTCTATACGGCGGCAGCGTGAAGGCGGCCAATGCGGTCGAACTGTTCGGCATGCCGGATATCGATGGGGGGCTCATTGGTGGAGCTTCCCTGAATGCAGATGAGTTCGGTGCGATTTGTCGCGCCGCGGGAAACTGA
- the folP gene encoding dihydropteroate synthase, with product MTSVQSLTRLPCGNRVLDLARTHVMGILNVTPDSFSDGGRYSQRDAALRHAEAMVAAGATLIDVGGESTRPGARAVSPLEELERVAPIVELINRELDVVISVDTSTPAVMRETARLGAGLINDVRSLRRDGALDAAAATGLPVCLMHMLGEPGDMQDDPRYQDVTREVGEFLAERMAQCEVAGIPAERVILDPGFGFAKTLQHNLSLFKHMEALHALGRPLLVGVSRKSMIGHALNRPVGERLYGGLALAALASVKGARILRVHDVAETVDVVRMLAAVESAE from the coding sequence ATGACTTCTGTACAGTCCCTGACCCGGTTGCCTTGCGGCAACCGGGTTCTTGATTTGGCCCGGACGCATGTCATGGGCATTCTCAATGTCACTCCCGATTCCTTTTCCGACGGTGGCCGATACAGCCAGCGCGATGCGGCCTTGCGTCATGCCGAAGCCATGGTTGCGGCGGGTGCGACACTGATCGATGTGGGTGGGGAGTCGACCCGGCCAGGCGCGCGGGCGGTTTCTCCTTTGGAGGAGCTGGAGCGTGTCGCTCCCATCGTCGAGCTGATCAACCGCGAACTGGATGTAGTCATATCGGTCGATACCTCCACCCCGGCGGTCATGCGCGAAACGGCGCGGCTGGGTGCTGGCTTGATCAATGATGTTCGTTCGCTGCGGCGGGATGGCGCGCTGGATGCTGCTGCTGCCACCGGTTTGCCTGTGTGTCTCATGCATATGCTCGGCGAGCCTGGAGATATGCAGGATGACCCGCGTTATCAGGATGTCACCCGGGAAGTGGGTGAGTTTCTTGCCGAACGCATGGCTCAATGTGAGGTGGCAGGCATTCCAGCCGAGCGGGTCATTCTCGATCCGGGCTTCGGCTTCGCCAAAACCCTGCAGCACAATCTAAGCTTGTTCAAGCATATGGAAGCCCTGCATGCGCTGGGGCGGCCACTGTTGGTGGGTGTTTCGCGCAAAAGCATGATCGGCCATGCTTTGAATCGCCCGGTGGGCGAGCGTCTATACGGTGGTTTGGCACTGGCTGCACTGGCGTCGGTGAAAGGTGCGCGTATATTGCGCGTCCATGATGTGGCGGAAACGGTGGACGTGGTGCGAATGCTCGCGGCCGTGGAATCAGCCGAATAA